Within Fimbriimonadaceae bacterium, the genomic segment GCTGCACGAGCCATCCCGCACCCATGAAGTAGAGCGCTCCCGCCGCCGTGGCGAGGAGCCATGGAACGGTGCCCAACACCCAACTGTGCGTCCACCGCGAGACGAAGGGCTGAAGCCAGAACATCTGCCCCCCCATGAACACCAGGCCGAACGCGTAACCCGAACGGGCGGCTTGGCGCGGCGTCGCGTCCGCGAGGGCGCCAAGCCACGGCACGAGAGCCACGAACACGAGCAACGACAAGTCGAAGGGCGGAAACGCCGCCAGGAGCAGGATCGCGGAAACCAGCGCCGCGCCAAAAGGCGAACCGAAGAACGCCACCACGGGCGAGCGCGAGTCCCGTTGCGCCGCCGCGGCCCTTTGCCGCGCCGCTTTGGTCGAGGCGCGCATCAGGTCTTCAGCGGCCCGAGCCATGGAGGCCCCCTGCGAGCGCCTCGAGCCCCTCGAGGTGGGCGGCGTCGTTGTAGCGGAGCATCATGAAGAGCCCCTCGGGACGGCGCTGCAGTTCGGTCACCGACGCGTTGAGAAAACGAAACCCTCGGGATGTGATGAGGTTTCCTTGCATCAACTTCGCCAAAAGCAGGGCGGCGGTGCCTCCGTGGGTGACGACGGCGACCGAGTCGGGCATCGCGACAATGCGCTCGACCACCGGGTCGAGGCGATCCCACACATCGGCGAACGACTCGCCACCGGGCGGCCGCACCGTGAAGGCGGGCGACCCGCCCGCAAGGGCTTCGGCCTGCGCCCACAGCTCCTCGTAGGGCAGCCCCTCCCAATCGCCCATGTGGCGCTCGCGAAGTTCACGCAGCGGCTCGAGCGCCGCTCCGGCCGCCTCGGCCACCGGACGGGCCGTGTCGTAGCTTCGTTTCAGGTCGCTGGTCAGTACCGTTTGCAGACGCGCGCCCTCGAAGGCCGAACCCAGCCGTCTCGCCTGCTCCAGCCCCGTCTCGTCCAGCGAGACGTCGGTGTGGCCCTGGGCGCGCCCCTCCAGGTTCCACGCGGTTTGGGCATGGCGGATCAGGTACAGGCGCATGGGCCGTTTATACCTGCCACGGCCGCAGTTCCGGCCCCTCGTTTCCGTCCTCGTCGAGCCGCACGCCGCCCAGCAGCAGAGTCCGGGCACCCGCCCCCTCCTGCATCGTCGAACGCACGCGGACGACTCCATGCCGAAAGTCGATCGTTTCGACCCGGCCGATCGCCAGAGGCTCGCCTCGATCGCGGCCCAAGGCCGCCAATAGGCCCGCATAGGCCCCGGGCGGCACGCGGTGAAGCGTCTGCGCGTGGCAACGGTCGAGCGCACGCGCGACCGAAGCATCGTCGGGCTCGGTCTCGGCCACGAGCAGCAGCGTCTTCCCGCACAGCTCGGCATGGGACACATGGACCAACCCCAGCGCGTCCAAGTCGGTTCGGGGGATGGGATGGCCCGACCCGAGGCGCGCACCCCGGATCGACAAGGTGGCCAGGGGTACCTCGGCGACCGTGCCCTCTTCGAGCATCCGAAGCCACTGGGCTTTGCGCTGAGCGTGCCTCACCATCTCCGGAAACGCGCTCTCGCGGGCGACGGATTCCGGGCCGATGCTCCATCCCAACGTCTCCACGCCCGCTCCCTCCGGCGTCAGGATCCTCTCGGGGGCCACCAGATCGTCGAGCAGGAGCGCAAGTTGCCGCAACAGCGGGCTCCGGCGCAACGGAAAGAGCTGCACGACCGCATCGGGCCCCGCCTCGGCAAGCAGCTCGGCCGCGCCGGCGACCAGCAGGTGCGGTGCGCGGCGTGCATCGAGGGAGCCGTAGAATCGCCAACCGACGACTTTGCCCGAGCGCACCCGCAGCAATCGGCCGGCGGGGCCAAAGTGCGCGTCCGAGGGGTCCAAGTGGACGAGGTCGGCGTCGCCGTGGTGCTTCAACCACTCGCGCCATGCCGTGTTCGAGTCTCCCGCAAGGAGCGTCCGACCCATCCGCACATTATGAACGGCAGACCATCGGGGGGGAGAGCAAAAGAGAGTGGGAGGGAGCTTCCCTGCTCCGACCTCCGTTTCCACCGAGTCCGTGGTGTCTCCTTGAACTTTTATACCCGATTGGGCCACCCGGTGTTCCCGA encodes:
- a CDS encoding histidine phosphatase family protein, with translation MRLYLIRHAQTAWNLEGRAQGHTDVSLDETGLEQARRLGSAFEGARLQTVLTSDLKRSYDTARPVAEAAGAALEPLRELRERHMGDWEGLPYEELWAQAEALAGGSPAFTVRPPGGESFADVWDRLDPVVERIVAMPDSVAVVTHGGTAALLLAKLMQGNLITSRGFRFLNASVTELQRRPEGLFMMLRYNDAAHLEGLEALAGGLHGSGR